Proteins found in one Lagopus muta isolate bLagMut1 chromosome 18, bLagMut1 primary, whole genome shotgun sequence genomic segment:
- the SLC16A5 gene encoding monocarboxylate transporter 6: MAQGGAAARGTAKVQDRGWAWMVLVASVVLQGLTLGFPSCIGIFFTDLQHEFQATNSETSWFPSIMVAVLHAGGPLCSILVKRFGCRFAVMVGGLLSSVGMVSSSFCKSLSQLYLTAGFIAGLGSCFSFQAGVTALGSYFVRWQTLANAMASTGVSIGFTLWPLLSQYLLDEMGWRDTFLIFGGILLNCCVCGAIMRPVKFALGSLLQFSSTGEEPGRRAEDAQLSNRAPSHLKLQEQTRKITCFQVLQNYLALDIFCQNKRYQIYTIGVTWMMTGFALPHVYLVPYAIQNGLEEHRAALLISIIGFINIFMRPLTGLLSGLTIFTGRRIYLYSLAVLLYGLGNFICVISAEFSMLIFYCVIFSIAMSGIGALTFQVLMDVVEMDRFSSALGLFTILESITVLIGPPLTGLLVDATHDFRYVFYTSSFFLISASLFMALSFYALEKNNRLKDTSKVPPEKSAIYSETPNESQSESQPTLAVVHVTSI; this comes from the exons ATGGCccaaggaggagcagcagcacgagGAACTGCCAAAGTCCAGGACCGGGGATGGGCATGGATGGTCCTGGTGGCCTCAGTGGTGCTGCAGGGGCTGACGCTGGGCTTCCCCTCCTGCATCGGCATCTTCTTCACTGACCTCCAGCATGAGTTCCAGGCCACCAACAGTGAGACATCGTGGTTCCCCTCCATCATGGTTGCTGTGCTGCACGCAGGCG ggCCTCTGTGCAGCATCCTTGTGAAGCGCTTTGGCTGCAGGTTTGCTGTCATGGTGGGAGGGCTGCTCAGCAGCGTGGGCATGGTGTCCAGCTCCTTCTGCAAGTCCCTCAGCCAGCTTTACCTAACAGCTGGCTTCATCGCTG GTCTGGGGTCATGCTTCAGCTTCCAGGCAGGAGTGACTGCACTCGGCTCCTACTTTGTGCGGTGGCAAACGCTGGCCAATGCCATGGCGTCCACCGGTGTCTCTATTGGTTTCACACTGTGGCCGCTTCTTTCTCAATACCTGCTAGATGAGATGGGCTGGAGAGATACTTTTCTTATCTTTGGAGGAATCCTGTTGAACTGTTGTGTTTGTGGAGCTATTATGAGACCAGTGAAGTTTGCACTGGGATCACTACTGCAGTTTTCCAGTACAGGAGAGGAGCCagggagaagagcagaagaCGCTCAGCTGTCCAACAGAGCACCTTCTCACCTAAAGCTCCAGGAACAAACCAGAAAGATCACATGTTTCCAGGTGCTGCAGAACTACCTGGCTCTTGATATCTTCTGTCAAAACAAAAGGTACCAGATTTACACGATTGGAGTGACATGGATGATGACGGGGTTTGCGTTACCCCATGTCTACCTCGTACCTTATGCCATCCAGAATGGGTTGGAGGAACACAGGGCAGCCCTCCTCATCTCCATTATTGGATtcatcaacatcttcatgcgCCCTCtgacagggctgctctcaggacTAACAATCTTCACAGGGAGACGCATCTACCTGTACAGCCTGGCCGTGCTCCTGTATGGGCTGGGCAATTTCATTTGCGTCATCTCAGCTGAATTCAGCATGCTCATCTTCTACTGCGTCATCTTCAGTATAGCCATGAGTGGCATTGGAGCCCTCACATTCCAGGTGCTGATGGATGTGGTGGAGATGGACAGGTTCTCAAGCGCTCTAGGGCTCTTCACCATCCTGGAGAGTATCACTGTTCTCATTGGACCCCCTCTGACAG GTCTCCTGGTGGATGCAACCCATGATTTCCGCTATGTCTTCTACACCTCAAGTTTCTTCCTGATATCAGCTTCATTATTCATGGCGCTCAGCTTCTatgctctggaaaaaaataacagattgAAAGACACCTCAAAAGTACCTCCAGAGAAGTCTGCCATATACAGTGAAACGCCAAATGAATCACAGTCTGAAAGTCAACCCACTCTAGCAGTTGTGCACGTCACAAGCATATGA
- the ARMC7 gene encoding armadillo repeat-containing protein 7, with the protein MELGRLEYLQALVTEFQVTDSPEAKQQVLANLANFAYDPRNYEYLRQLQVLDLFLDMLTEDNETLVEFAMGGLCNLCLDKTNKDYILEASGVEPIINCLSSSNEETVMSAVTTLMYLTTPQSCQQTTPLPVVECMLRFSLSASRRLSNLATVFLEDYCTPLQVEEAKNLSKHTAVGIPLPKD; encoded by the exons ATGGAGCTGGGGAGGCTGGAGTATCTGCAGGCCCTCGTCACCGAGTTCCAGGTGACAGACAGCCCAG AGGCCAAGCAGCAGGTGCTGGCCAACCTGGCCAACTTCGCCTACGACCCCAGGAACTACGAGTATCTGCGGCAGCTCCAGGTGCTGGACCTGTTCCTCGACATGCTGACGGAAGACAACGAGACCCTCGTGGAATTTGCTATGG GTGGTCTTTGCAACCTGTGCCTGGATAAAACTAACAAAGACTATATCCTGGAGGCCAGTGGAGTAGAGCCCATAATAAATTGCCTCTCCAGCTCCAATGAAGAGACAGTCATGTCAGCAGTCACAACCCTGATGTATCTGACAACACCGCAGTCATGCCAGCAGACCACACCTCTCCCAGTGGTGGAGTGCATGCTTCGCTTCTCTCTCTCGGCCAGCAGAAGGCTGAGCAATCTGGCAACGGTCTTCCTGGAGGATTACTGCACACCTCTGCAGGTGGAAGAGGCCAAGAACTTAAGCAAACACACAGCAGTAGGGATTCCTCTCCCTAAGGACTGA